A window of Rufibacter sp. LB8 contains these coding sequences:
- a CDS encoding pyridoxal phosphate-dependent aminotransferase: MELIPLHLGFSHFKTPAVATQAMQAALDEGVAYYGPHEGTPTLRNAIARRYFEDEGIPLPAEQVLVTHGTKHALYLYFRSLLKPNDEVIALAPYWFAFPELVQEVGVTLIAVPANPEKNYQLPLENLKKAITPNTRLLILTNPGNPTGKVYSLPELEAVAQLLETHPNLHVLSDEIYDGLVYDKPMHSFLRFEHLRERIAVVNGFSKSFAMAGWRVGYLIAPMPIITKATALQQKLISGVSPLNQAGATAVLQQRHQIWEGFRDELLAKRIKTANVLRQLPNMQFYLPDAGYYFTLDVSGYLKPKQENSPYILVEEWAAALKEQVGLEVLPGTDMGMPTAVRMSFGLPDDLLDSALQHLKAFLS; encoded by the coding sequence ATGGAATTGATTCCGCTTCATTTGGGGTTTTCCCATTTCAAAACGCCAGCGGTGGCCACGCAGGCCATGCAGGCCGCTTTAGACGAAGGCGTGGCGTATTATGGGCCACATGAAGGAACGCCCACGTTGAGAAACGCCATTGCCCGGCGGTATTTTGAGGACGAAGGAATTCCGCTCCCCGCCGAGCAAGTTTTGGTCACGCACGGCACTAAGCACGCGTTGTATCTGTATTTCAGAAGTTTGCTGAAGCCCAATGACGAGGTGATAGCCTTGGCGCCTTACTGGTTTGCGTTCCCTGAATTAGTGCAGGAAGTAGGTGTCACCCTCATCGCGGTGCCGGCAAACCCCGAGAAAAACTACCAATTGCCCTTGGAGAATCTAAAAAAGGCCATCACCCCCAATACCCGGCTTCTGATTCTCACCAACCCCGGCAACCCCACGGGCAAAGTTTACTCCTTACCCGAACTGGAAGCCGTGGCGCAGTTGCTGGAGACCCACCCAAACCTACACGTGTTGTCAGATGAAATTTATGACGGCTTGGTGTATGACAAACCCATGCACAGCTTTCTTCGGTTTGAGCACCTACGAGAAAGAATTGCGGTGGTGAACGGTTTCTCCAAATCCTTTGCCATGGCCGGCTGGCGGGTGGGGTATTTAATTGCGCCTATGCCTATTATTACCAAAGCCACGGCCTTGCAGCAGAAACTCATTAGCGGCGTGTCGCCGCTTAACCAGGCCGGGGCCACGGCGGTTCTGCAGCAGCGGCACCAAATTTGGGAAGGTTTCCGGGATGAACTTTTAGCCAAAAGAATTAAAACCGCCAACGTGTTAAGACAACTGCCTAATATGCAATTCTATCTACCGGACGCGGGCTATTATTTTACCTTAGATGTCTCTGGCTATCTGAAACCAAAACAGGAAAACTCACCTTATATCCTAGTTGAAGAATGGGCGGCGGCTTTAAAAGAACAGGTCGGCCTTGAGGTTCTACCCGGCACCGACATGGGCATGCCCACCGCCGTCAGGATGTCTTTTGGGTTACCAGATGATCTTTTAGATAGTGCCCTGCAACATTTGAAAGCCTTTCTTTCCTGA
- the egtD gene encoding L-histidine N(alpha)-methyltransferase — MAQTATSHQLINLLSTRANKENGLAQDVMQGLHKTPKQLSSRFFYDARGSQLFQQIMDLPEYYLTQLEYEILDRQRKEILFAFKTDSPFQLIDLGAGDGYKTKLLLQELQAQQVDFSFVPLDISPKQVEALLAELPNEFPGIKVTSLVAEYFQGLAWLNQNSQTRKLILFLGSNIGNFAPEEAQRFLCELRSALGPEDRVLMGVDLRKEPEKIRLAYDDAAGVTAAFNLNLLHRINHELQADFNLAQFSHFAEYDPIEGTMKSYLISTQEQEVQVKLIGQTFHFDAWEAIHTENSYKYSIKQLKTMAQACDLEVAEVFTDSTHGFADVLLMPRS, encoded by the coding sequence ATGGCACAAACCGCTACCTCCCATCAGCTGATTAACTTGCTTTCTACCCGCGCCAACAAAGAAAATGGCTTGGCGCAGGATGTTATGCAAGGCCTGCATAAAACCCCCAAACAGCTTTCTTCCCGGTTTTTCTATGATGCCCGCGGCAGCCAGTTGTTTCAGCAGATCATGGATTTGCCCGAGTATTACCTCACCCAGCTGGAATATGAGATTCTGGACCGCCAACGTAAGGAAATCCTGTTTGCGTTTAAGACAGATTCACCGTTTCAGTTGATTGACCTGGGAGCGGGTGATGGGTATAAAACCAAATTATTGCTCCAGGAACTGCAGGCGCAACAGGTGGACTTTTCCTTTGTGCCTCTTGACATTTCGCCCAAACAGGTGGAGGCATTGCTGGCCGAACTCCCAAATGAATTCCCCGGAATAAAGGTGACAAGCTTAGTGGCCGAGTATTTCCAGGGGCTGGCCTGGCTTAACCAGAACAGCCAGACCCGCAAGCTCATATTGTTTCTGGGCTCCAACATCGGCAACTTTGCCCCGGAGGAAGCGCAGCGGTTTTTATGCGAATTGCGGTCGGCGCTGGGGCCTGAGGACCGCGTGCTCATGGGTGTGGACTTGCGCAAGGAACCCGAGAAAATACGGTTGGCCTATGACGATGCCGCCGGGGTGACCGCCGCCTTTAACCTGAATCTGCTGCACCGCATCAACCATGAACTGCAAGCAGATTTCAACCTGGCACAATTCAGCCACTTCGCGGAATATGACCCCATTGAGGGCACCATGAAAAGCTATTTAATCTCCACCCAGGAACAGGAAGTACAGGTGAAGTTAATTGGCCAAACGTTCCATTTTGACGCCTGGGAAGCCATACACACCGAGAATTCTTACAAGTACTCCATCAAGCAGTTAAAAACCATGGCCCAGGCCTGTGATCTGGAAGTGGCAGAAGTTTTCACAGACAGTACCCATGGCTTCGCCGATGTTTTGCTCATGCCCCGTTCCTAA
- the egtB gene encoding ergothioneine biosynthesis protein EgtB → MPADLKSALPDYLARFKAVRAQTEALCAPLTPEDTVMQPMVDVSPPKWHLGHTTWFFETFVLVPYLKEYTLFHPQFPFLFNSYYNSMGSRVARSDRGTLSRPAISEIYAYRAHVDHHVARLLEEEIAALPSNAWPLLELGLHHEQQHQELLVTDIKYILSCNPLLPAYQNARELPVFGLVSENEAKNEWVTVKEGLYTIGYDGPEFHFDNEEQVHQVFLAEFTVRKHLVTNGEYLAFIEAGGYADFRHWLDEGWQLLQQENWQAPLYWLEQDGQWFHFTLQGLQPLELNAPVTHVSFYEALAFAQWSGHRLLTEFEWEALAQTFANPPASGNFLEDNILQPATETTSAEDSHLPQLLGNAWEWTYSGYFPYPGFKTAPGAIGEYNGKFMINQMVLRGGSCATPRSHIRATYRNFFHPDKRWQFTGIRLAKK, encoded by the coding sequence ATGCCGGCAGACCTAAAAAGCGCCTTACCCGACTACCTAGCCAGATTTAAAGCGGTTAGAGCCCAAACCGAGGCACTTTGCGCCCCCCTCACCCCTGAAGACACGGTCATGCAGCCCATGGTAGACGTGAGCCCGCCCAAATGGCACCTGGGCCACACCACCTGGTTTTTTGAGACGTTCGTGCTGGTGCCGTATCTAAAGGAGTACACTTTGTTCCACCCGCAGTTTCCGTTTCTGTTCAACTCGTATTACAACAGCATGGGCAGCCGCGTGGCCCGATCAGACCGGGGCACCTTGTCAAGGCCCGCTATCTCAGAAATTTACGCCTATCGGGCGCATGTGGACCACCACGTGGCCCGCCTGCTGGAAGAGGAAATTGCAGCCTTGCCTTCTAACGCCTGGCCCCTTCTGGAATTAGGCTTGCACCATGAACAACAGCACCAGGAACTCCTGGTTACTGACATAAAGTATATTCTCAGCTGCAACCCGCTCCTGCCCGCCTACCAAAACGCCAGAGAACTTCCCGTTTTTGGGCTCGTTTCTGAAAATGAAGCCAAAAATGAATGGGTCACGGTCAAGGAAGGTCTTTATACCATTGGCTACGACGGCCCAGAATTCCATTTCGACAATGAAGAGCAGGTGCACCAGGTATTTCTGGCGGAGTTCACCGTCAGGAAACATTTGGTGACCAATGGTGAATACCTGGCATTTATAGAAGCCGGCGGCTACGCCGATTTCAGGCATTGGCTGGATGAGGGCTGGCAATTGCTGCAACAAGAAAACTGGCAGGCCCCGCTGTATTGGCTGGAACAGGACGGCCAGTGGTTTCATTTCACCTTGCAGGGTTTGCAGCCGCTGGAGTTAAATGCGCCCGTGACCCACGTAAGTTTCTATGAAGCCCTGGCCTTTGCGCAATGGTCGGGTCACCGCCTGCTCACGGAGTTTGAATGGGAGGCGCTGGCCCAAACATTTGCCAACCCACCCGCCTCTGGTAATTTTCTGGAGGACAATATTTTACAACCGGCCACTGAAACTACATCTGCAGAAGATTCTCACTTACCACAATTGCTGGGCAATGCCTGGGAATGGACGTACAGTGGCTATTTTCCGTACCCAGGATTTAAGACTGCGCCCGGCGCCATTGGCGAATACAACGGCAAATTCATGATCAACCAAATGGTGCTGCGCGGCGGCTCCTGCGCCACGCCAAGGTCCCACATCAGGGCCACTTACCGCAACTTCTTCCACCCAGACAAGCGCTGGCAGTTCACCGGCATCAGGCTGGCTAAAAAATAA
- the menC gene encoding o-succinylbenzoate synthase, with protein MPFVLTPFKRDLQFKFQARTSRGAMHVHQACYLRLHHTRQPEKVGWGEGSPLPGLSLDYSPDFFAVLQNLCQQYNDLQVESIDQEDGEEFWQKLKHWPSVCFAWETAWVDLLRGGQRHLYDNAFAKGQKSIKINGLIWMGEPNFMREQITKKMEQGFTCLKLKIGALDFAQEIKLLREIRSFAPAQDLEIRLDANGAFAAANAEEKIRQLAAFDIHSLEQPIQPGQWNEMCELCEVSPIPIALDEEMIGVMNKEEKWNMLNTIRPPYIILKPTLVGGLFNAREWIQVAQSLGIDWWVTSALESNIGLNAVAQFAGDFDNPLPQGLGTGQLYVNNLEAPLEVRGEDLWFDPNGSWELPA; from the coding sequence ATGCCGTTTGTCTTAACCCCGTTCAAAAGAGACTTGCAGTTCAAGTTCCAGGCCCGCACCTCGCGCGGCGCCATGCACGTCCACCAGGCCTGCTACCTGCGGCTGCACCACACCCGGCAACCAGAAAAAGTAGGCTGGGGCGAAGGTTCCCCGCTGCCCGGCCTCAGCCTTGATTATTCCCCAGATTTCTTTGCCGTGCTGCAGAACCTTTGCCAGCAATACAATGACTTGCAGGTGGAATCTATAGACCAGGAAGACGGCGAGGAATTTTGGCAGAAACTGAAGCATTGGCCCTCAGTATGTTTTGCCTGGGAAACTGCCTGGGTAGATTTGCTGCGCGGCGGCCAACGCCACCTGTATGACAACGCCTTCGCCAAAGGCCAGAAAAGCATTAAAATCAACGGCCTTATCTGGATGGGGGAGCCCAACTTCATGCGCGAGCAGATCACCAAAAAAATGGAACAGGGCTTCACTTGCCTTAAATTGAAGATTGGTGCCCTTGACTTTGCGCAGGAAATTAAGTTGCTCCGCGAAATAAGGAGCTTTGCCCCCGCCCAGGACCTGGAGATTCGGCTAGACGCCAACGGTGCCTTTGCGGCGGCTAACGCCGAAGAGAAAATCAGACAGCTGGCCGCCTTTGACATTCATTCGCTGGAGCAGCCCATTCAACCGGGGCAGTGGAATGAAATGTGTGAACTGTGCGAAGTTTCCCCCATTCCCATTGCCCTGGATGAGGAAATGATTGGCGTGATGAACAAGGAAGAAAAATGGAATATGCTGAACACCATTCGGCCGCCGTACATCATCTTGAAACCCACGCTGGTGGGCGGTCTGTTCAACGCCCGAGAATGGATTCAGGTGGCGCAGTCGCTGGGGATTGATTGGTGGGTGACCTCGGCGCTGGAGTCTAACATTGGCTTGAACGCCGTCGCGCAGTTTGCCGGGGATTTTGACAACCCTTTGCCGCAGGGCCTGGGCACCGGGCAATTGTACGTGAATAATTTAGAAGCGCCGCTGGAGGTAAGGGGAGAAGATCTTTGGTTTGACCCCAACGGTTCCTGGGAATTACCGGCGTAG
- a CDS encoding NAD-dependent deacylase, with amino-acid sequence MSLNKQKIVVLTGAGISAESGLATFRDANGLWEGHDVMDVASPEGWQKNPELVLDFYNQRRKSALGVEPNAAHKALVNLEQKFDVHIITQNVDNLHERAGSTNILHLHGKLFESRSTKDENLIYPMQGWELNLGDVCEKGSQLRPNIVWFGEAVPLIEQAAQETMTADYIMIVGTSMQVYPAAGLLSYAPHDAPVYFIDPNPNVTSRRNLTIIKEKATVGVPELVKKLLAEA; translated from the coding sequence ATGTCTTTAAACAAACAGAAAATTGTGGTTTTAACGGGCGCGGGCATCAGCGCCGAAAGTGGTTTGGCCACGTTTAGAGACGCCAACGGGCTTTGGGAAGGACATGACGTGATGGACGTGGCTTCGCCGGAAGGCTGGCAGAAAAATCCTGAACTGGTGCTGGACTTCTATAACCAACGCCGGAAAAGCGCCCTTGGCGTGGAGCCCAACGCGGCCCACAAAGCCTTGGTAAACCTGGAGCAGAAATTTGACGTGCACATCATCACCCAGAACGTGGACAACCTGCATGAACGCGCGGGCTCCACTAATATCCTGCATTTACACGGCAAGCTGTTTGAAAGCCGTAGCACTAAAGATGAAAACTTGATTTACCCTATGCAAGGCTGGGAATTGAACCTGGGCGATGTCTGTGAGAAAGGCTCCCAACTTCGGCCCAACATTGTCTGGTTTGGCGAAGCCGTGCCTTTGATTGAGCAGGCCGCCCAGGAAACCATGACCGCCGATTACATCATGATTGTGGGCACCTCCATGCAGGTTTACCCCGCGGCGGGTTTGCTGTCTTACGCGCCGCATGACGCACCCGTCTATTTCATTGACCCCAACCCCAATGTAACCTCGCGCCGAAACTTGACCATCATCAAAGAAAAAGCCACCGTGGGCGTGCCGGAATTAGTGAAGAAGCTGCTGGCAGAGGCGTAG
- the topA gene encoding type I DNA topoisomerase: MIKNLVIVESPAKAKTIEGYLGKDFIVKSSFGHVRDLPKDNNAIDIQNGFKPTYVINSDKRDVIAQLKKLAKEAEVVWLASDEDREGEAISWHLSEALNLTEAKTRRIVFREITKNAILNAIDNPRTIDVNLVNAQQARRVLDRLVGFELSPVLWKKIKTGLSAGRVQSVAVRLVVEREREVERHKSESAYKVTAHFDAGGKKLEAELNTRFKTHNQAEDFLKRCLGSSFTIDSLEKKPTKRTPAAPFTTSTLQQEASRKLSFSVAQTMQVAQRLYEAGKISYMRTDSVNLSQEAMTAAAAEIARTFGDNYVKTRQYKTKSKQAQEAHESIRPTDFAAVQASDDRNEQRLYDLIRKRAIASQMADAEIEKTTATITISGQPEKLIATGEVIRFEGFLKVYTESTDDEEIADDDVKGMLPPLSEGQDLKLQRLQATERFSRPAPRYTEASLVKKLEEMGIGRPSTYAPTISTIQKRGYVEKDNREGKERPYNVLTLENDKIATQKKTEMAGAEKAKLFPTDIAMVVTDFLVAHFESVIDYSFTAKVEEEFDEIAAGKKQWDKMLDTFYSSFHKTIEASADVERSTVSGARELGLDPVSGLKLVAKLGRFGPYVQLGEEVEGTELKPVYASLRKGMFLESITLEQALELFKLPRVVGEFEGKEMKAAIGRFGPYIQHNSKYFSLTKEMDPLLVTEAEAIALIEAKRKADAEKHIKSFPENEDVTVLNGRFGPYIVVGKKNVKIPKGQEPSELTLEQCLELAANTPDKPARGGFKKKTAAADTPAAKKPAAKKATGTTKAAAAKKTTTTKKTTTTKKKAS; encoded by the coding sequence ATGATAAAAAACTTAGTGATTGTGGAGTCGCCGGCCAAGGCCAAGACCATTGAAGGATACCTGGGCAAGGATTTTATTGTAAAATCCAGCTTCGGGCACGTGCGCGACCTCCCCAAAGATAACAATGCCATTGATATACAGAACGGATTCAAACCCACCTACGTCATCAATTCTGACAAACGCGACGTCATTGCCCAGCTGAAGAAACTGGCCAAAGAAGCCGAAGTGGTGTGGTTGGCGTCTGATGAGGACCGCGAGGGAGAGGCCATCAGCTGGCATTTGTCTGAGGCCCTTAACCTCACCGAGGCCAAGACGCGCCGCATTGTGTTTCGGGAAATCACCAAAAACGCCATCTTAAACGCCATAGATAATCCTCGCACCATAGATGTGAACTTGGTGAACGCCCAGCAGGCCCGCCGCGTGCTGGACCGTCTGGTAGGGTTTGAGCTGAGCCCCGTGCTCTGGAAAAAAATTAAAACTGGCCTTTCTGCCGGCCGTGTGCAGTCTGTGGCCGTGCGGTTGGTGGTGGAGCGCGAGCGCGAAGTGGAACGCCATAAATCTGAATCTGCCTATAAAGTGACCGCGCATTTTGACGCCGGCGGCAAGAAACTGGAAGCCGAACTCAACACGCGGTTCAAAACCCATAACCAGGCCGAGGATTTCCTGAAGCGTTGCCTTGGGTCTTCGTTCACCATTGACAGCCTGGAGAAAAAACCCACCAAGCGCACACCAGCCGCCCCTTTCACCACCTCTACCCTGCAGCAGGAAGCCAGCCGCAAACTTTCATTCTCTGTGGCCCAGACTATGCAAGTGGCGCAACGCTTGTATGAAGCCGGTAAAATCTCCTACATGCGTACTGACTCTGTGAATTTGTCGCAGGAAGCCATGACCGCGGCCGCCGCTGAGATTGCCCGCACCTTTGGTGACAATTACGTGAAGACGCGCCAGTATAAAACCAAATCTAAGCAAGCCCAGGAAGCCCACGAATCCATCAGGCCCACAGATTTTGCCGCCGTGCAGGCCAGTGATGACCGCAACGAGCAGCGGCTGTATGATTTGATCCGAAAACGCGCCATCGCGTCGCAAATGGCCGATGCGGAGATTGAGAAAACCACCGCCACCATCACCATCAGCGGCCAACCCGAGAAACTGATCGCCACCGGCGAAGTAATTCGGTTTGAGGGTTTCCTGAAAGTGTACACGGAGTCAACGGATGATGAAGAAATAGCCGATGATGACGTGAAAGGCATGTTGCCGCCGCTTTCTGAAGGCCAGGATTTAAAGCTGCAGCGCCTGCAGGCCACCGAGCGGTTCAGCCGCCCGGCCCCGCGCTACACTGAAGCCAGTTTGGTGAAGAAACTAGAGGAAATGGGAATCGGTCGTCCTTCTACCTATGCGCCTACAATTTCAACTATTCAGAAACGCGGTTACGTAGAAAAAGACAATAGAGAAGGCAAAGAACGACCTTACAACGTGCTCACGCTGGAGAACGACAAAATAGCTACCCAGAAGAAAACCGAGATGGCCGGTGCTGAAAAAGCCAAACTCTTCCCCACTGACATTGCGATGGTGGTGACCGACTTTCTGGTGGCCCATTTTGAGAGCGTGATTGACTATTCTTTCACTGCCAAAGTAGAGGAAGAATTTGACGAGATTGCCGCTGGTAAAAAGCAATGGGACAAGATGTTAGACACATTCTACTCAAGTTTCCATAAAACCATTGAAGCCAGCGCAGATGTGGAACGCTCCACCGTAAGCGGTGCCCGCGAATTAGGTCTTGACCCAGTGTCAGGCTTGAAGCTTGTTGCCAAGTTGGGCCGCTTCGGGCCGTACGTGCAGTTGGGCGAGGAAGTGGAAGGCACGGAGTTAAAACCAGTCTATGCCAGCCTTCGCAAAGGCATGTTTTTGGAGTCTATCACTTTGGAGCAAGCCTTGGAATTGTTCAAGTTACCCCGCGTGGTAGGTGAGTTTGAAGGCAAGGAAATGAAAGCGGCCATCGGTCGGTTTGGTCCATATATTCAGCACAACAGCAAGTACTTTTCCTTGACCAAGGAAATGGATCCCTTGCTGGTGACTGAGGCCGAAGCTATTGCTTTGATTGAAGCCAAACGCAAGGCAGATGCGGAGAAGCACATCAAATCGTTCCCCGAGAATGAAGACGTGACCGTGCTGAACGGACGCTTTGGCCCTTACATTGTGGTGGGCAAGAAGAACGTAAAAATCCCGAAGGGCCAGGAACCGTCTGAGTTGACTTTGGAGCAATGCCTGGAATTGGCGGCCAACACCCCAGACAAACCGGCACGCGGCGGGTTCAAGAAAAAAACCGCCGCCGCAGACACGCCAGCCGCTAAAAAACCGGCAGCCAAGAAAGCAACCGGTACCACCAAAGCTGCAGCCGCCAAAAAAACCACCACAACAAAGAAGACCACCACAACTAAGAAGAAAGCCAGTTAA
- a CDS encoding histidine phosphatase family protein codes for MKNLLLMRHATAAEKEAGQTDSDRVLTLFGERQAGQAGLWLVEQQLVPQLVLCSPAVRTRHTWEQAEDALPKKVPIEFENDLYLGTEHDIQSIVQGVHEDVDTLLVVGHNPTIAFLAAMLLQVQDEELAFRPATLVWLQYSGSHWRDLRAKSCKLMAKYVGQ; via the coding sequence ATGAAAAATCTGCTATTGATGCGCCACGCCACCGCCGCTGAAAAAGAGGCCGGGCAAACAGACAGTGACCGGGTGCTCACGCTCTTTGGGGAACGACAGGCGGGCCAGGCAGGCCTTTGGTTGGTGGAGCAACAGCTGGTTCCGCAATTGGTGTTGTGCAGCCCCGCCGTGCGCACCCGCCACACCTGGGAGCAAGCAGAGGATGCCCTGCCTAAAAAAGTACCGATAGAATTTGAAAATGACCTTTACCTGGGTACAGAGCATGATATTCAGTCCATAGTGCAGGGCGTGCATGAAGATGTGGATACGTTGTTGGTGGTGGGCCATAACCCTACCATTGCGTTTTTGGCGGCCATGCTTCTGCAGGTACAAGATGAGGAGTTGGCCTTCAGGCCGGCCACCTTGGTTTGGCTGCAGTACAGCGGGTCCCACTGGCGGGATCTGCGGGCCAAGTCCTGTAAATTAATGGCCAAGTACGTTGGGCAGTGA
- a CDS encoding ParA family protein, with translation MAATIVSVINQKGGTGKTTTTINLGSALQKQGKRVLLIDLDPQANLSYSLGITEPTCTLADVFTGQQKLADCLVERHGLMVAPGSNDLVDIEISLVTQKDRERFLQQMLEEVPAFDYILIDCPPSLSLLTVNALAASGEVLIPLQMEVLTLQGLGQILNTVNQIKTTLNPKLRVKGIVVVMYDKRRKLSTEIEEYLKENVDEYIFKQRIRLNVKLAEAPSFGQSVLDYDASSYGAKDYIGLASEFVAIK, from the coding sequence ATGGCAGCAACAATCGTATCGGTCATCAACCAAAAAGGAGGTACTGGTAAAACCACCACTACCATCAATCTGGGAAGTGCCCTTCAAAAGCAAGGAAAGCGCGTTTTATTGATCGATCTGGACCCTCAAGCCAACCTCTCTTATTCACTGGGAATCACGGAGCCAACCTGCACGCTGGCCGATGTCTTTACCGGGCAGCAAAAACTAGCTGACTGTCTGGTGGAACGGCATGGCCTCATGGTGGCTCCCGGCTCCAATGACTTGGTGGACATTGAGATTTCCCTGGTGACCCAAAAAGACCGTGAGCGATTTCTGCAGCAGATGCTGGAAGAGGTGCCCGCGTTTGACTACATTCTCATAGACTGCCCGCCATCGCTTTCTCTTTTAACTGTGAACGCCCTGGCCGCCTCTGGGGAAGTGCTCATTCCTTTGCAGATGGAAGTGCTTACCCTGCAAGGGCTGGGGCAGATTTTGAATACGGTGAACCAGATCAAAACAACCCTCAACCCCAAGCTCAGGGTGAAGGGCATTGTGGTGGTGATGTATGACAAACGCCGCAAACTCAGCACCGAGATAGAGGAGTACCTGAAAGAGAATGTGGATGAATACATCTTCAAACAACGCATCAGGCTCAACGTGAAACTGGCCGAGGCGCCTTCTTTTGGGCAAAGTGTGTTGGATTATGATGCGTCATCTTACGGCGCAAAAGATTATATTGGGCTGGCAAGTGAATTTGTGGCCATTAAATAG